In Dama dama isolate Ldn47 chromosome 9, ASM3311817v1, whole genome shotgun sequence, the following proteins share a genomic window:
- the LOC133062869 gene encoding olfactory receptor 2T29-like: MDNSTWASNYLGQLDFILMGLFSQSKHPALLCVVIFVIFLMALSGNSILIFLIHSNAHLQTPMYFFISQLSLMDVMYISVTVPKMLMDQVMGVDEISAPECGMQMFLYLTLVGSEFFLLAAMAYDRYVAICHPLRYSILMNHTVCHLLVSGCWFLGSVDGFMLTPVTMTFPFCKSREIHHFFCEVPAVMKLSCSDTSLYETLMYLCCVLMLLIPMTVISSSYSFILLTIHRMNSAEGRKKAFTTCSSHMTVVILFFGAAIYTYMLPSSYHAPEKDMIVSVFYTILTPVLNPLIYSLRNKDVTGALKKMLNIGSVTTL, translated from the coding sequence ATGGACAACTCCACCTGGGCGTCCAACTACCTTGGACAGTTGGATTTCATCCTCATGGGACTCTTCAGTCAATCCAAGCACCCAGCTCTCCTTTGTGTGGTCATTTTTGTGATTTTCCTGATGGCCTTGTCTGGTAATAGCATCCTGATCTTTCTGATACATTCTAATGCCCATCTCCAAACCCCCATGTATTTTTTTATCAGCCAGTTGTCTCTCATGGATGTGATGTACATTTCCGTCACTGTGCCAAAGATGCTCATGGACCAGGTCATGGGTGTGGATGAGATTTCAGCCCCTGAATGTGGAATGCAGATGTTTCTCTATTTGACTCTAGTAGGTTCAGAATTTTTTCTTCTGGCtgccatggcctatgaccgctatgtggccatctgtcatCCACTCCGTTATTCTATTCTCATGAACCATACAGTATGTCACCTCTTGGTGTCTGGCTGCTGGTTCCTGGGATCAGTGGATGGCTTTATGCTCACACCAGTCACCATGACCTTCCCCTTCTGCAAATCCCGGGAGATCCATCACTTCTTCTGTGAGGTCCCTGCTGTAATGAAGCTCTCCTGCTCAGACACTTCCCTCTATGAGACACTCATGTACCTGTGTTGTGTCCTCATGCTCCTCATCCCCATGACAGTCATTTCAAGCTCTTATTCATTCATCCTCCTCACCATCCACAGGATGAATTCAGCAGAGGGCAGGAAGAAGGCTTTCACTACTTGTTCTTCCCACATGACTGTGGTCATCCTGTTCTTTGGGGCTGCCATCTATACCTACATGCTCCCCAGCTCCTACCACGCCCCTGAGAAGGATATGATTGTATCTGTATTTTACACCATACTCACTCCTGTTCTTAACCCTTTAATCTATAGTCTTAGAAATAAGGATGTCACAGGGGCtctaaagaaaatgttaaacataggatctgtcacaacactgtaa